tttgcaTTAGGTTAATGCAATGTTCTATATATAGCACAAtaaaagcatcagagtagatgagacagtaatggttgaacagtaatttaccatttgttATCACAGTTACTACCTGTAATGGCTACATAAAGTAAAtgactgtaatttattctttgcacaacacaatttcatacaaatcctgctcgtTTTAcggtaaaatactgtttccttttattacagcagaacactggctattttacagttatttactgcattatctacagtaagggttaacactGTAGACACACTAGGGTATTGGGCCATTAAAAAGTCTTTGAAAAGTCCTTCGCCTTTGTCTCTTTAtacatcaggggttgccacagcagaatgaactgccaacttatccagcatatatttgcaacataaaaactccacacagaaatgccaactgacccagccgagacttgaaccaaaGACATTCtcgctgtaaggcgacagtgcttaccactgagccaccgtgttgctaataataatacagtttttctcagaggctttggtgcatttctcacaacactatttacatttgcacaacagttcatgcatttctcaaaacaattagtcatttgtgcacatcctagtagcagtttctcattccttctaacaaattgcaaatgctttcatccaactatatatatatatttatttatttttccccattggCTTTGGTGCAATTCTCacaacagaattaaaattttttaaatgttatttttattcattaattttcttgtcggcttagttcctttattaatccagggtcgccacagcggaatgaaccgccaacttatccagcaagtttttacgcagcggatgcccttccagccgcaacccatctctgggaaacatccacacacacattcacacacacactacggacaatttagcctacccaattcacctgtaccgcatgtctttggactgtgggggaaaccggagcacccggaggaaacccacgcgaaggcagggagaacatgcaaactccacacagaaacgccaactgagtcgagtttcgaaccagcgaccttcttgctgtgaggcgacagcactacctactgcgcctatgttttatatatttacactgtAGATATACAAATTTCACAGGAACTGTAGTTAGTTAAATACATATTAGATACATTAAATACATCACAACTTTTAAGTTATAATATTTTACATGGGCGAAATGATTTTTATGGTTACTATTTTTACAGTTTGGTTGTATTTGTTTAACTAAAGGCAGAGCATTAGAAACATACatgtacataaaaaaaagtacacacactgcaaaaaatgcttttcttgcttagattttttgtcttgtttctggtctAAATATccaaaatttcttatatcaagaagcattttttagacaagcaaaacatattgccttgttttgagaaagaatatgctaatattaagtcagtttttcctttaaacaagcaaaatattctgccaatggggtaagcaaattaatcttgttttttcttttgacataagattattttgcttaccccattggcagattattttgcttgttttaaggaaaaactgacttaatattggcataatatttctcaaaacaaggcaatatgttttgcttgtttagaaaattcttcttgatttaggaacttttaaatatttggactagaaacaagtcaaaaattctaagtaagaaaacCATTTTTTTGCAGTACAAATGATACAACTTCTTGACTGTAGATAGATTTCCAGATAAATGTTGAGATGTAAATGTTCTGCAGTTTTATTCTGGTTTCTTCATCTACCACTGCTGATTTCAGTTTATAGATCTCAACAACATACAAATCGAGTAAGTCTGTTGAACACTgccaaaatgcttttcttacttaaattttttgacttgtttctagtctaaatatctgcATATTTATTGTCTAGACCAGCAAAACTTattgtcttgatttaagaaataatatggcaaaatgaagacaaaatgaatacgagcaaaataatctgccaattgggtgagaaaaataatcttgttttaaatCGAACACAAGATTATTCgcttgtttcaaggaaaaactcactcAATTTTGGCACATTACttctcaaaacaagaaaacatactatgcttgtctagaaaatgcttctttattaaaaaatgtttagataTTCAGACTAGCAAAGACAAAACCTTttggtaagaaaagcattttttgcagtaaaAAAGCTTGTGGATTCATAATATGATCTCTGACAATGTTCTGAGCTAGTTTCCGCCTGAACTGAATCAACTGCACTGTAGCAGCAACAAGTTAGCAACTAGCATGTTAGCTTCTGTAAAGTTAAGAGGCAGCAGTAAACACAATGTCGTGGACAATGAAGGACAACATGGAGCTGTGAAGCAGTAAATGTGCAGACATGAAGAGATGTGATGTCAGCGACTGCCGGACACTCACTGGGGGCAAAGGTCAGAGAGACCAGAGACAGAAAAGCTGACTACACTCCTGTAACCCTCCGCTCTCTGCCCACACTGAACATCCCGCTTTATCCCACAGATTCCCACATGTCTACAAAGGGAAAATATCTATACCAGTGATGCTCAAactagggcccgtgggccaaagttgaCCCAAGGTAATCTTTGATTTGGGCCACCGTCCCATCTGAGGAGAGAATTATGGAGAACATTGGGGAAAGTGTCTTTAGACATCGTCATTTTGAATTGAAcataaccttttttgtttgtttgttttattgctgagctacaaaaaagcaaactaaaaTTGAAtgcttcaattaaatgttgtaaatgaatctgatttttaaaaaatgcacaaaacatCGCAAATGCAAAGCTTGACTTGTGTATtcggcattgaactccattgtgtaatAAATAGggttgtgtttgtttttactgtaataagttgaTCACTGcattagtttataaagattttttttaaatattaggaaataaacaaaaaattactcctattaactttaatgtaatacaatttTCTATATTTACTGTATCTCCGGCCCTGAGCCCCCAATCAACTTTGGTTTTTGGTCCCTTAATAAGAGAAAGTTTGGGCACTTCTGTTCTATACGAATATTGCAAATGACATAAAAGCTTTTAATGTTTTTACGCCAGCTTGGGTTTTGTAGTTTTTGCAATTTTGGCACTCGTTTTTTCTGAAACTGGACTAAATTGAACCAGGAGACTTTGTCAGAGAATGGAACAGATGtcacaaattatattttacacTACAAAAAGGCATTTCTTagagcttttgtcttgttttaagtacaaatatacaaattcttaaatcatcTTTTGGACAAGtaagaaatattgtcttgttttctgaaatgagtcaaaaattaagtgagtttttccttaaaacaagggTAATAAtccataattttttaattatttcatgcaGATTTAGTGATGCATAGAGACATATCATTttttcaaaacaagacaatatttgttacttgtctagaaaacacttcttaatttaagtatttttgatatttggactagaatcagGACAAAAACTCAGAAAAGCCTtttcatacactgcaaaaaatgcttttcctacttagaggttttgtcttatttctagtccaaatatccaaatattcttaaatgaagaagcattttctagacaaacaaaacttattgtcttgatttaaaaaataaaatggcataattgagtgtttttttccctaaaacaagctaaataatctggggtaagaaaaataatcttttaaacttttaaaactttcccagtgatgagttgtaacttaaagggcatctgctgcgtaaaacatatgctgaataagttggtggttcattccgctgtggcaactccagaataataagccaaaaagagaatgaatgaataaataaattaataaatgaatgaataaatcaaaaacaagactatttttcttaccccatttgGCAGGTTATTAAGTTTGTTATAAGAAAAAGGTCACTCAATTTTGggcacattatttcttaaaacaagccaatattctttacttgtctagaaaatgcttctaatttaagaatattaagatatttggactagaaacaagacaacaactctaggtaaaaaagctttttttgcagtgaatgaaaaatctttttttttatttgagtgtcttgtttctagtttaaatatcaaaaattcttaaatcaaaaagcattttctagacaaataacaaatattggcttgttttcagaaattatatGTCTTTATGTATCACTCTGCAGTGTATAGGCTTCAATTTAATTTGAACCAAACGTGTAGTTACAACACTTAGCCTTTGTAGGGCAGAAATGTTCAGGACATTCTGAAGCGTTACAAGCAGAAATGTGAGGTTTGCTGACACACTTTTGCTCTAATTTGAACATAATTTTCAGGAGTTTTAGGATTCTTTTATTGAACTTCTTGTGAGTGGATTTTTTCTGTGTATGTACAGGTTTTACTTTCTCATGACAGAGGGGTGATTTTTAGGAAAAGAGCCTTTATCACAGAACTGTTTCCACCCCCGGGTCCTGCTGTGAGGCTTCAGTGTGTGGGCTGAACATCAGCCTACAGTGACCCCATACTGACCACTTGTTGAACAGTCGATTCTGAGCATTTCAAGCATGCTGACTAAACATACTGTCCGGTCATCACAAGCTTTGAAACAAGGCTTTCATTTATATGTACAAAATGTTggaaaatattacttttattcagcaagtaTGAGTTTAACTGACCAAAAGTCACAGTGAAGACATTCATTTTTGTATACCTTATTTTTAAACATCGTCTGTTTTAGTATACAGCATATACAGCATGAGTGAATACTAACAGCAGTGAAGACATTTCTAAGGTTACAGAAATTGCTTTTATGTACATACAAGAATTCTAAAAATCTGTATCATGGTTTCATTAGTACATTagtacacacacacttgtatatatggtttatgaggactctcattgggcataatgtattttatactgttcattcattaattttcttttcggcttagtccctttattaatctggggtcgccaccgcggaatgaaccgccaacttattcagcatgtttttaccagtgaatgccctaccagctgcaacccatctctggtaaccactgagccaccgtgctaccctatttttaaaacacacataaaaaaatatttaattaatgttcAGTTTACTGAAAGACTGTGAGAGTACCATACACCAGGGTTTCCCAAACTTTTGAGCCCGCGACcccaaaaatgacaatgccagtgacttgcgacccccaatatcctctgaggtggtattaaatacagaaacctggcatgcaatggtgcacacacaccaatagacccaagtctattctttgtttaatttttataatgtatgtcagtgctgttaACGGGCCAGAAAGTTTACCCTGGTGTTATAAAaccaatctgctgcatctgacgctattgctgtgtctttaatatattgttattacCCCAGGAGTCGCATTCCaatagtaactataagctactatagtaactatatagtatatagtaactataaacgactattttttctcttcagtaggttatggataaaatgcGGTAAATCTTATagttaaataaatagatttttttaaatcaccagcgaccccccccccttcattctcctgcgacccctcggggggtcccgacccccactttgagaaccactgccataCGCCATATTGTTCTAGAATCCCTACAAAATACAGTTCTCTGATTTATGGCTGTCTTTGGTCTCTAGAGCCATTTTTAGCTTTTGCCAGAAGATCTTGTTATCTTCTCCAGGTTTGGGCCAGCGGATGTAGGTTCGCTTCTTCACCAGTTTCCTCAATCTGTGGTACGGCGAGAGCTGGTGTGTGGGAATGTCCTCCAGAAACACCAGGATCAGCACATCCTTCTGCTCATCGAAAAGTCTGAAGCTAGCAACCTGCACCTCACTGGAGCACCAGTTGCTCTTCAGGTAGTTCCTGGTGATCAGACAGATGGTTTTGCGGCTGCTGTAAATGCCGTCAACGATGTTGTCTATAATTGGCCTCCCTGGTTCAAAGTCTCGGTGATGGAGGCACAATCTCCAGCCTTGCTCTCCTTCCAGTTTGGGAATGAGTTCCTCCATTACCCAAGCCTCATCTAAGGTGTTGTAGGAAATGAAAGCGTCGTACTGGAACGTCTGACCGCTTTGATTCCTCCTACTGTCGTAAAGAAAGGCCAAGAAGAGGTAATATGTATAAACCACCTGATAACGCAGAAAATTCCAGATAAATGACAACAGGAGGGTGAGGATGACCAAAATACTGCTGCAAACAAAGCAGATGTAATCCCAGTTAAAGGTGCAGGAATCAGTGTTAAATTCAGCTAAGCTTGTGCCTCGTAAGGTGCGAGGATAGCTGCACGTGTACCTGCTCAAATAGTACACCTGCGTGGATTCATTCTTCTTGGCCCAGTCAATGAAAAACGCATTGTTACAATCACAAGTGAACGTGTTGTTCTGCAGGTCAAGGACTGCCAGTCGAGGCAGTGATTTAATCAGAGTTTCGTTGACGCTGTCAATCTCATTCCCGGAGGCTCTCAGGGTTGACAGTTTGTTGAGATTTGCACCGAGTAAGAAGTTGAGTGAGCGTAGCTGAGTTCTTGAAATAATAAGTTTGGTCAGGTTAGGAATAGGGTGGAAGAGCTCAGGTGGGATCGCGTCATCTTCTCGTAGAGCATTCTTGGAAAGATCCAAAAACCAAAGCTGTGGGGTGAAATTGAATAGGTTTGGATTTAGTTGATTGAGATTTGTGTTCCCGATATAAAACATCTGCAAAGAGGATAAACCTTCAAGCAGATTTGAGGGAAGTTGTCCGATTCCACGCCGCTGACTGTACAGGGACAACTCTCTTAGGTTCTTCAGGTCTTTAAAAAGAGGGTATTTCAATTTATCGTATGCAAATGAGATGCTGTTGGCAAACAAGTCGAGGTTTTGGAGGTTGGGCATGCCTGAGAATACATTTGGGTGTGTAGTTAACGTTTTCCCTGTTATTTTGTTTGATGAGAGAAATAAAGAGGTCAGGTTCTCCAGTCCTCCGAATGCATAGCCTTCGATCTCTGAAATCTGATTGTCCTCTAAGGACAAATTGTTTAGCTGTGGCAGATTTCCGAAAGTGTGACTTTTGATTAAGCTTAGCTTATTATAACTAAGCTGCAGCTCCTTTAGGAAATATGGCCCATTGCTGAAAACATCATCGATCTTTAACAGATTATTAGTTCCGAGTCTGAGGACTTCAAGACTCTTGAGGTCCTTGAACAAACATGATCTAATGGATGAGATTTTGTTACTGTACAAGTACAGAGTTTTCACCTGGGTTAAATTGGCAAAGTCATTACAGGAGAGCTTGTGGATGTGGTTTCTACTGAGATCAATGAACTCCAGACTGGTGAGAATTTGAAAGGAGTTTGTAACTCGGGTCAGTTTATTGATTTGGAGTTGCAGTTTTTTCAGTTGCTTGAATCCTCTGAACATACTCTGGGATAAATTGGATATTTCATTGCCTCCTAAATCTAATTCGCTCAGCTCAGAACAGGGATCAAACATGTGGTTGGTAAGGTGTTTTATTTTGGTAGCAATTAGCCGCAGCACTCTAAGCATCGGAGAACATACGCTAAGCAGAAGGCTAGTCTTGTTCAACCGAACGTTTCCATTAAGTCTGATTTTATTTAGTGTGTTGTTAAAGCTCTGAAGCACATTATCAGCAGTCTGAATTGACATGTTTACATCCATGAAGTACAGGGTTTTCACTGAAGCCAAGTACGATTTTTCTGTGACGTTCCATGCCATGGTTCCATTATGACCACAGTAGGATAAATCCAGGTGATTGAGAGTTGGAAATATATTGTTTGTGAGCTGAAATGCTGCGAAACGGTTGTTGGACAGATCAAGCCTTTTTAATGACAAGGGTTTTGTTGACAATTCAGAGGAGTTGAAAACGTTAAAATAGTTGCTTCCGATGTACAGTTCCTCTAAATATAGCGATGCAAGAACTGGCTTGACGTCGTCTATATGACGGAGGTGATTTTTGGATAGGTTTAACACTTGTAAACTGTGAAGTGTGCTGAAAGCTGACTCTTTGATGACGCTGATATAATTGCGATCCAGTCGTAGCACCAGCAGATTGGTTAGGCCTCGTAACATACCGTTTGACACTGCATTCAATCTGTTGCTGGCCAGATTGAGATCGGTTAAGTTAAAAAGACTGCCAAATGCACCGTCTTGAATCTTAGAGATTTTGTTGTTGGATACGTTCAAGTATTGtaagtttaataaaatgttaaggTCTTCAATCTGGATCTGTGCAAAAGAATTGAAGGAGATATCTAAAATCCAGGTATTGTTGGGCACCCGCGGAATCGTGAAGAAGTTCATTTTGTAGCAAAGCACTTTTGGCTGTGTCTTGATGTCTTTTTGAGAACTGCTGATTGTGCAATTGGTTAAGGAAAATGTGCTGCAAGGGGAAACCATAGCACAGATGGTGATACAAACTGTTATTTGTTGTAGCGTTCCCATGCTTTCTCTTGATTTCCTTTTCATTTCTCTTCAAATGAATTTGCCTTGGAAATGTCTGTTTTTAATATGTGCCTTTCACCCTGCCTTCTAGAAGCATTTTCCtacaacaaatataataaaacaaattattcaagtcaaaataaaagcaaaatatataaaaatacattcaaaattaaatgtaaaaggtGCTAATTATCgtttgaattcattcattcattttcccttattcgtccctttattcgtcaggggtcaccacagcagaatgaacggacaacttatccagcatatgttttacacagcggataccctaccagctacaacccagtactaggaaac
The genomic region above belongs to Danio rerio strain Tuebingen ecotype United States chromosome 21, GRCz12tu, whole genome shotgun sequence and contains:
- the tlr22 gene encoding toll-like receptor 22 precursor; protein product: MKRKSRESMGTLQQITVCITICAMVSPCSTFSLTNCTISSSQKDIKTQPKVLCYKMNFFTIPRVPNNTWILDISFNSFAQIQIEDLNILLNLQYLNVSNNKISKIQDGAFGSLFNLTDLNLASNRLNAVSNGMLRGLTNLLVLRLDRNYISVIKESAFSTLHSLQVLNLSKNHLRHIDDVKPVLASLYLEELYIGSNYFNVFNSSELSTKPLSLKRLDLSNNRFAAFQLTNNIFPTLNHLDLSYCGHNGTMAWNVTEKSYLASVKTLYFMDVNMSIQTADNVLQSFNNTLNKIRLNGNVRLNKTSLLLSVCSPMLRVLRLIATKIKHLTNHMFDPCSELSELDLGGNEISNLSQSMFRGFKQLKKLQLQINKLTRVTNSFQILTSLEFIDLSRNHIHKLSCNDFANLTQVKTLYLYSNKISSIRSCLFKDLKSLEVLRLGTNNLLKIDDVFSNGPYFLKELQLSYNKLSLIKSHTFGNLPQLNNLSLEDNQISEIEGYAFGGLENLTSLFLSSNKITGKTLTTHPNVFSGMPNLQNLDLFANSISFAYDKLKYPLFKDLKNLRELSLYSQRRGIGQLPSNLLEGLSSLQMFYIGNTNLNQLNPNLFNFTPQLWFLDLSKNALREDDAIPPELFHPIPNLTKLIISRTQLRSLNFLLGANLNKLSTLRASGNEIDSVNETLIKSLPRLAVLDLQNNTFTCDCNNAFFIDWAKKNESTQVYYLSRYTCSYPRTLRGTSLAEFNTDSCTFNWDYICFVCSSILVILTLLLSFIWNFLRYQVVYTYYLFLAFLYDSRRNQSGQTFQYDAFISYNTLDEAWVMEELIPKLEGEQGWRLCLHHRDFEPGRPIIDNIVDGIYSSRKTICLITRNYLKSNWCSSEVQVASFRLFDEQKDVLILVFLEDIPTHQLSPYHRLRKLVKKRTYIRWPKPGEDNKIFWQKLKMALETKDSHKSENCIL